The following proteins are co-located in the Phyllostomus discolor isolate MPI-MPIP mPhyDis1 chromosome 1, mPhyDis1.pri.v3, whole genome shotgun sequence genome:
- the LOC114492671 gene encoding elongation factor 1-alpha 1-like: MGKEKVHINIYIIGCVDSGKSTTAGHLTYYTHGGTDEGTTENLKKEAAVMRVGSFKYAWVLHKLKAEHVQGVTIVLSIWKFETSKYYVTIVDAPGHRKFFKNMIIGTCQADSAVLIVAAGVSELEAGNSKIGQIHEDALLAYTLLVK; the protein is encoded by the coding sequence atggggaaagaaaaggtTCATATTAACATCTACATCATCGGGTGTGTAGACTCAGGCAAGTCCACCACTGCTGGCCATCTTACCTACTACACACATGGTGGGACTGACGAAGGGACCACTGAAAACTTGAAGAAAGAAGCTGCTGTGATGAGAGTGGGCTCCTTCAAATATGCCTGGGTCTTGCATAAACTAAAAGCTGAACATGTGCAAGGTGTGACTATTGTTCTCTCCATATGGAAATTTGAGACCAGTAAGTATTATGTGACCATCGTTGATGCCCCAGGACAcaggaaatttttcaaaaacatgatTATAGGCACATGCCAGGCTGACTCTGCTGTCCTGATTGTTGCTGCTGGTGTTAGTGAACTTGAAGCAGGTAACTCCAAGATTGGACAGATTCATGAGGATGCCCTTCTGGCTTACACACTGCTTGTGAAATAA